In Capsicum annuum cultivar UCD-10X-F1 chromosome 11, UCD10Xv1.1, whole genome shotgun sequence, one genomic interval encodes:
- the LOC124888808 gene encoding uncharacterized protein K02A2.6-like gives MKAQALTDHLAENPIDEEYEPLKTYFPDEEVLYVDKFVSEYCHSGCKLFFDGAANVHGYLIHSNPSELYTMTAPWPFVAWEMDVIGLIELEALNGHRFILVAIDYFTKWAEAATFKSVTKKVVVDFIHSNIICRFGILKIIVTDNATNLNSHLMQEVCQQFKIMHRNSTLYHPKANGVVEATNKNLKKILYKMVQGSRQWYEKLLFALLGYYTTVWISIGATPYLLVYGTEAVIPTEIEILSL, from the exons ATGAAAGCTCAAGCTTTAAcagatcatttggctgaaaatcctatAGATGAGGagtatgagccattaaagacTTATTTTCCAGATGAAGAGGTATTGTATGTTGATAAGTTTGTTTCTGAATATTGCCATTCAGGCTgtaagttgttctttgatggagctgctaAT GTACATGGATACTTGATACATTCCAATCCATCTGAGTTGTATACAATGactgctccatggccttttgtGGCTTGGGAAATGGACGTAATTGGACTAATTGAACTAGAGGCTTtgaatggacataggttcatcttagtagccattgattatttcacgaaGTGGGCAGAAGCAgcgactttcaagtcagtgaccaagaaagtagtggttgattttattcactcCAATATTATTTGTCGGTTTGGCATTCTAAAGATAATTGTCACTGATAATGCTACAAATCTGaacagtcatttgatgcaagaagtgtgccaaCAATTTAAAATTATGCATCGAAATTCTACTCTTTATCACCCAAAGGCAAATGGGGTTGTAGAAGCTACcaacaagaacttaaagaaaatactttACAAGATGGTGCAGGGTTCCCGACAATGGTATGAAAAGTTACTTTTTgctttgttgggttattatactacaGTTTGGATttcaattggtgcaactccttacttgTTGGTATACGGAACCGAAGCAGTTATACCTACGGAGATTGAAATTCTATCTCTTTGA